In Anopheles arabiensis isolate DONGOLA chromosome 2, AaraD3, whole genome shotgun sequence, the genomic window tggggggtaatccaaaagtcactgaaagccaagcccataagtggttcaggcaggccttgaccgacaacggttgttgagccataagaagaaaaagaagaagtgtaCATATGTTTTTGCAACGAaacattatcattttttaGCGATAAAAGGCTGTAAACAGTATAACACCGAGATGTGATACAATGATCCACTTGAATACATCCCTACCAGCAGCCTTAATCATACAGTTGATCATGGTGAATTTAAGTACTACAAAATCGGAGTTCAAGGAACGACTTATGGTTTTATTCGGCTGTCAAATCATGTGTACCCTTACGACCAAGAGTTGTCTGAAATTGGTAAGTTAAAAGAAGTGTCTATCATCCATTGGAAGAGTAACTGATGCCTATCACTTCTTTGCAGTGCTGGGTAGTAATAACAACACGAGATCGAGCGCTCGGACACAGTACAGGAATTCGGCAAATGAATACAAAAATACCGATTTGGCTAGGGTGATGTCACCGAATCTTTTGTCCCCGTTTCATCCAGTCATGCTGAAGCTCAAGGTGTGGGTCA contains:
- the LOC120896536 gene encoding uncharacterized protein LOC120896536, whose amino-acid sequence is MYYKIGVQGTTYGFIRLSNHVYPYDQELSEIVLGSNNNTRSSARTQYRNSANEYKNTDLARVMSPNLLSPFHPVMLKLKVWVNGKKEVFHDGEHYPFLSYVDTTKVVPLYMAFTKVIDDLVFFYDCPM